Proteins encoded within one genomic window of Actinomycetota bacterium:
- a CDS encoding DUF6104 family protein has translation MYFTDRGIEELLARRGEEEISFDWLAERMREFVNLHPEHEVPVERLATWLARLDDDLDED, from the coding sequence GTGTACTTCACCGATCGAGGTATTGAAGAACTCCTCGCCCGCAGGGGCGAGGAGGAAATCAGTTTCGACTGGCTCGCCGAACGGATGCGCGAATTCGTCAATCTGCATCCGGAGCATGAGGTACCTGTCGAACGGCTGGCTACCTGGCTTGCTCGGCTCGATGACGATCTCGACGAGGACTAG
- a CDS encoding zinc-binding dehydrogenase, producing the protein MFAVYASGVNAEDPLSCLAIGEFEATPTPEDWITVNVKAVGLNHHDLWALRGTALTADQAPMILGTDAAGITEDGREVIVHGVIGDPAKGRGDETLDPKRSLLSEVYPGTMAAQVRVPARNLIDKPAQITWAEAACLPTAWLTAYRMLVTKSGAQKGDLVLVQGAAGGIATAAILLGKALGLRVWVTSRDEEKRAWAKSIGAEEAFETGARLPEKVDAVIESVGEATWSHSLRSLRPGGTIVTCGATSGGAANADLNRVFFLQLKVEGSTMGTADELRALVALLVSSGVRPIIDRVLPISDAAEAFAVMNAGEVRGKIVLTFD; encoded by the coding sequence ATGTTTGCTGTCTACGCGTCCGGCGTGAATGCCGAAGATCCCCTGTCCTGCCTTGCAATCGGTGAGTTCGAAGCGACGCCAACTCCCGAGGACTGGATCACCGTCAATGTGAAGGCTGTCGGACTGAATCACCATGATTTGTGGGCTTTGCGTGGCACGGCGCTCACGGCCGATCAAGCTCCGATGATTCTTGGCACCGATGCTGCTGGCATCACCGAGGACGGTCGCGAAGTTATCGTCCATGGGGTTATCGGCGATCCGGCAAAGGGTCGGGGCGATGAGACCTTGGATCCGAAGCGTTCGTTGCTCAGCGAGGTGTACCCGGGCACGATGGCTGCCCAGGTGCGCGTGCCGGCACGCAACTTGATCGACAAGCCAGCCCAAATCACTTGGGCCGAGGCTGCCTGCCTGCCCACGGCATGGCTCACCGCGTACCGCATGCTCGTGACCAAGTCAGGTGCCCAGAAAGGCGACTTAGTACTGGTTCAGGGTGCTGCGGGTGGCATTGCCACGGCCGCAATCCTGCTGGGCAAGGCACTCGGGCTGCGGGTCTGGGTGACTTCGCGAGATGAGGAAAAGCGCGCTTGGGCCAAGAGCATCGGCGCAGAAGAGGCATTCGAAACTGGAGCTCGCCTGCCCGAAAAGGTCGACGCCGTCATTGAATCTGTTGGCGAGGCCACCTGGTCGCACTCCCTTCGCTCTTTGCGGCCGGGCGGAACCATCGTCACGTGTGGGGCAACGAGCGGTGGAGCGGCGAATGCTGACCTCAACCGAGTCTTCTTCCTTCAACTCAAAGTAGAAGGTTCGACCATGGGCACAGCAGACGAACTGCGCGCACTTGTTGCACTGCTCGTCTCATCAGGAGTCCGTCCGATCATCGATCGGGTGTTGCCAATCAGTGATGCCGCTGAAGCCTTTGCAGTGATGAATGCTGGTGAAGTACGAGGCAAGATCGTGTTGACCTTTGACTAG
- the sodX gene encoding nickel-type superoxide dismutase maturation protease — protein MLGLTAIAIAGSSMEPSLRSGHWWLVRRTRDVRPGQLIVFWHPVRTDLLTVKRVDHRRPEGWWVLGDNAAASDDSRFFGVVDPARVVGRLVLRYRPLIPLTRS, from the coding sequence ATGCTCGGGCTCACTGCGATTGCCATCGCTGGCTCCTCGATGGAACCATCGCTGCGCTCAGGCCACTGGTGGTTGGTGCGTCGAACACGCGATGTTCGACCCGGTCAGTTGATCGTGTTCTGGCATCCCGTTCGTACGGACCTGCTCACCGTCAAGCGTGTTGATCATCGTCGGCCTGAAGGCTGGTGGGTGCTCGGCGACAACGCAGCTGCCAGCGACGACAGTCGATTCTTTGGCGTCGTTGATCCGGCAAGGGTGGTGGGCAGGCTCGTGCTTCGCTATCGGCCCTTGATTCCCCTGACGAGAAGTTGA
- the sodN gene encoding superoxide dismutase, Ni — MFTRVFAPRQTAYAHCDLPCGIYDPAPARLEAESVKACMTKYHGSEDPDFKARAVSIKEARSTMVKEHLWVLWTDYFKAPHFEKYPNLNELFNQATKLAGAGGTKGTNDVAVADELLAKIDEIAAIFWETKAA, encoded by the coding sequence ATGTTTACCCGTGTATTCGCCCCACGCCAGACTGCTTACGCACACTGCGATCTGCCGTGTGGCATCTATGACCCAGCACCGGCCCGACTCGAAGCAGAGTCTGTTAAGGCCTGTATGACGAAGTACCACGGCTCCGAAGATCCAGACTTCAAGGCTCGCGCCGTCTCGATCAAGGAGGCCCGTTCGACCATGGTCAAGGAGCACCTATGGGTGCTGTGGACTGACTACTTCAAGGCACCGCACTTCGAGAAGTACCCGAACCTGAACGAGCTCTTCAATCAGGCGACCAAGCTCGCAGGTGCCGGTGGCACCAAGGGGACAAACGATGTTGCTGTGGCCGATGAACTGCTCGCCAAGATCGACGAGATTGCCGCGATCTTCTGGGAGACCAAGGCCGCGTAG
- a CDS encoding sigma-70 family RNA polymerase sigma factor — protein sequence MDIQKRAEQIAAHIGLVHHVARRFRGSSDYEDLVQVGIVGLIHAVDHFDPAQGTSFSSYAVPSITGAILHHLRDHSSSVKVPGRLQELVSKVSRAVDHLTQHHGRSPTVAEIAEEVATSQEAVLEAIEANYARSTVSLEAEDAPPAVPAAIDTDFEEVETRLVVLQALSGLPGLDRRVIEQRFYRGRTQSQIAEDLQLSQMQVSRIISRSLTQLRQALADI from the coding sequence ATGGATATCCAAAAGCGCGCGGAGCAGATTGCCGCGCACATCGGCCTGGTTCACCATGTCGCCCGTCGTTTTCGCGGTTCATCTGACTACGAGGATCTTGTCCAAGTCGGCATTGTCGGTCTCATTCACGCCGTTGATCACTTCGATCCAGCCCAAGGCACCTCGTTCAGCAGCTATGCGGTGCCTTCGATCACTGGAGCAATCCTCCACCACCTACGCGACCACTCCTCGAGCGTCAAAGTTCCCGGTCGCCTGCAAGAGTTGGTGTCGAAGGTTTCCAGGGCAGTTGACCATCTCACCCAACACCACGGACGTTCCCCCACAGTGGCGGAGATTGCGGAGGAAGTCGCTACCAGCCAAGAGGCGGTGCTGGAGGCAATTGAGGCCAATTACGCGCGTTCGACCGTGAGTCTGGAAGCAGAGGATGCTCCGCCGGCAGTTCCAGCAGCAATTGACACAGATTTCGAAGAAGTGGAAACGCGTCTCGTGGTTCTTCAGGCGCTGTCCGGCCTGCCAGGGCTGGACCGACGAGTAATCGAACAGCGCTTCTATCGAGGTCGAACCCAGAGCCAGATTGCCGAGGATCTTCAGCTCTCCCAGATGCAGGTCTCGCGCATCATTTCGCGCAGCCTGACTCAACTGAGGCAGGCACTAGCCGACATCTGA
- a CDS encoding diacylglycerol kinase family protein — protein MRALLIVNPQATTTSRRMTDLVIHAFADALQLEVVNTEHRGHGIALGKQARAADLDVVITVGGDGIINEVVNGLISDGPAPRTQLATLPGGSANVFARALGIPNDLVEAGAHLLEGIKQGRNRTIGLGRANERWFTVNAGVGLDAEVIAAMEHKRRRGRKASPSRYLATMASTMIKSARSRVPQLTLTRGDQVINDVFLSLVQNTTPWTYFGNWPIQMCPAADFNSGLDLFGLRKIDVPTALQSTKRLLVHRKPSALSSVISWHDEQEFTVSALKPMAFQIDGEGMGEVTEVRFASDPAALTVIV, from the coding sequence ATGCGCGCTCTGCTGATTGTGAATCCACAGGCGACCACTACCTCGCGGCGCATGACTGATCTCGTCATCCACGCCTTTGCCGACGCGCTGCAACTTGAAGTCGTCAACACTGAGCATCGCGGCCACGGCATCGCACTGGGCAAACAAGCGCGGGCTGCCGATCTGGATGTAGTCATCACCGTTGGCGGCGATGGCATCATCAACGAAGTGGTGAATGGACTCATCAGCGACGGACCTGCGCCCCGCACTCAGTTGGCGACTTTGCCTGGCGGCAGCGCGAACGTCTTTGCCCGTGCCTTGGGCATTCCCAATGACCTCGTCGAAGCAGGGGCACATCTGCTCGAGGGAATCAAACAAGGCCGCAATCGCACGATCGGCCTTGGTCGAGCTAATGAACGATGGTTCACCGTAAACGCCGGCGTCGGACTGGATGCCGAGGTCATCGCGGCGATGGAGCACAAGCGCCGCCGTGGCCGCAAAGCCTCTCCTTCACGCTACCTCGCAACCATGGCCTCCACGATGATCAAATCGGCTCGTAGTCGGGTTCCGCAACTGACGCTGACGCGGGGCGATCAGGTCATTAACGATGTCTTCTTGAGCTTGGTGCAGAACACCACCCCATGGACCTACTTCGGCAACTGGCCCATTCAGATGTGCCCGGCCGCGGACTTCAATTCAGGCTTGGATCTGTTCGGACTGCGCAAGATCGACGTGCCAACCGCGCTGCAGAGCACCAAGCGGCTCCTTGTTCACCGCAAGCCCAGCGCCCTTTCGTCCGTGATCTCCTGGCATGACGAGCAGGAGTTCACCGTCTCGGCCCTGAAGCCGATGGCATTCCAAATTGATGGTGAAGGGATGGGCGAGGTAACCGAGGTCAGATTCGCGTCCGATCCGGCTGCTCTCACGGTGATTGTCTGA
- a CDS encoding WhiB family transcriptional regulator, translated as MDWRHESACREEDPELFFPIGNTGPALVQIEEAKVVCRRCSVVDECLRWALETGQDAGVWGGLSEDERRALKRRNARLRARGSI; from the coding sequence ATGGACTGGCGACACGAGTCAGCCTGCCGAGAGGAAGACCCGGAGCTGTTCTTCCCGATTGGTAACACCGGACCTGCCTTGGTTCAGATCGAGGAAGCCAAAGTTGTTTGCCGTCGTTGTTCCGTCGTCGATGAGTGCCTGCGCTGGGCCCTGGAGACTGGCCAGGATGCTGGCGTCTGGGGTGGCTTGAGCGAGGACGAGCGGCGCGCCCTTAAGCGCCGAAACGCCCGCTTGCGCGCCCGCGGCTCAATCTAG